The Propionibacterium freudenreichii subsp. freudenreichii genome contains a region encoding:
- a CDS encoding metal-dependent transcriptional regulator, translated as MTTDFHPTSAQEQCLKVIWGLGEHDDDPVTVSRLAKALDQSNSAVSEMVKRLDEAGTVRHERYGAIHLTPKGRRVAVGMVRRHRLLETFLTAVLGYPWDEVHGEADALEHAVSNTLVDRIDAHLGHPTHDPHGDPIPAADGTLADTGTTRLTDLAPGVAARVARVKDTDPQFLRFLSDRHITLGTSLTRLPGEPYSADVVMSLPGREPITISARLARTIWVEPQT; from the coding sequence GTGACCACCGACTTCCATCCCACCTCAGCGCAGGAACAGTGCCTGAAGGTGATCTGGGGGCTCGGCGAGCACGACGACGATCCGGTGACCGTCAGCCGGCTGGCGAAGGCCCTCGACCAGAGCAATTCGGCGGTCTCGGAGATGGTCAAGCGCCTCGACGAGGCCGGCACCGTGCGCCACGAGCGCTACGGCGCCATCCACCTGACGCCCAAGGGACGCCGGGTGGCGGTGGGCATGGTGCGTCGCCACCGCCTGCTGGAGACCTTCCTCACCGCCGTGCTCGGCTACCCGTGGGACGAGGTGCATGGCGAGGCCGATGCGCTGGAACATGCGGTGTCGAACACGCTGGTCGACCGCATCGACGCACACTTGGGCCATCCCACCCATGATCCGCACGGTGATCCGATTCCGGCCGCCGACGGCACCTTGGCCGACACCGGAACCACCCGGTTGACCGACCTCGCCCCCGGCGTGGCGGCGCGGGTGGCGCGGGTGAAGGACACCGATCCGCAGTTCCTGCGCTTCCTCAGCGACAGGCACATCACCCTGGGCACCTCACTCACCCGGTTGCCGGGTGAGCCCTATTCGGCCGATGTGGTGATGTCGCTGCCCGGCCGCGAGCCGATCACCATCTCGGCCCGGCTGGCGCGGACCATCTGGGTGGAACCGCAGACGTAG